From the genome of Solanum lycopersicum chromosome 12, SLM_r2.1:
TATTGGTATTAAAGCATAGAGTTCAATAATCCTAGGCCATGTATAAATCCGTGTTAGGAGATTCTCAGTTATTCGTGTGAAGCGCGCAacatctatgattaggaggTTGCAACATTCAAAATGTTTCACTTCTTTCGTCTTGTTTCGTGCGATGGGTTTATCTCTAAAAGTATCCCTATAATTCATGtgtacaaatattttcaaatcatcaTTCCTCCAAAAAGAGTAGTCGTCCACGACAAAATGTAGAGGAACAAGAGGTTCCAGATGTACAGGAGACACAACCTCAGGGAGAGGTAAGCAATGTTGAATTCTAGGAAGCTATCCGGATGTTGAGTTAGGTTGTGACAAACCAAGACCCGCAGTAGCGAGGAGAAATACAGGAAGGGGTTGATACTTTGAAAATTCATGAGTTCCttaggatgaatccccctagtTTCACTGGATGAAATACTATTGAAGATCCGGAGAATTTCATAGAGGAGTTGAAGAAAGTGTATGAAGTAATGCATGTGGTCGATCCTGAGAGGGTTAAATATGCTGCATATTAAATGAAAGGTGTGGCTAGAACATGGTTCGATCAATGGAAGGATGGAAGGTATAAAGATGCACCATATCCAAGTTGGGTTTGCTTCGAGGAAGGCTTCTTGGGAAGTTCTTTCCTCGTGAACTGAAGGAAGCCGAGGTGAGGGAGATCCTTACTCTCCAATTGGACTTCATGAGTTTTCATGAatatgggttgaagttcaccGAGGTATCTCACTATGCTCTGGAGATGGGGAAAGACATGAGGAGTAGAATGAGTTTGTTTGTTGCAGGGTTGGGTTTTTCTTCAAGCAAGGAAGGTAGGGGGACCATATTGATCATGGATATATCAAGGCTGATGGTATACGTTAATCAAGTTGAAGAAAAGAATATAAAGGATAGAGAAGAGTACCAAAACAAGAAGGCGGAGACTGAAATGAGTCTGGCCAACAAAAATGTGGTTCTAGCCGACCACAATTCCAAAATGCAAAGGGGCATGCTCCATCATCTTCCAGTGCACCTACACTCAGAAAGAAAGGCGAGTATAGTGGTCGTAACTCGCAGAACTCCAATGCTAAAGTGTCCCAATCTCAAGGTAGTGTGGCACAAAGGGGCAATGGGAGTTCCACGTAGATGTGATTGAATCCATCATGACAAGTGTTGTGATGGCCAGACATGATGTTTCAAATGTGTTCAATAGGGTCAATATATGAGAGAATACCCCAATAATAAGAAAGGTGGTGAAAATCCAGGCAACAAAGCCCAATTTTCATCAGTTTCTCCCCCAAACAGGGTTGCACCTAGTGGAGTTGCTTCTTGTACCGGCGGAGGGGAAAATCGCCTCTATGCAATCACAAGCCTCTAAAAGCAAGAGAACTCTCAACATGTTGTCAcgggtatgatcaaagtctttacttttgatttttatgtttattaggCCCAGGAGCAATTTTATtgtttgtaactccttatgttgcaaattaatttgaaaatctCCCTATAAAACTTTGTGAACCTTTCTGTTTTTATACACCTGTTGGGCAAGCTTAAAGAGTTTATCATGATTGTCCTATTTCCACcaatcacaagagtaccatgGCTGATTTAATAGAGTTAGACATGGCAGAATTTGATGTTATATCAACTGGCTCCATGcatgttatgcatcaatagattgcaGAACTCGAGTTGTCAGGTTTGAGATTCAATATGATCCATTCATAGAATGGGCTAGTAGTTTAGCAATGCCTAAGGGTcgtttcatttcataccttaaggcgaGGGGAAGTCTATTTCTAAGGgatgtatctatcacttagtccaaGTTAATGACCAAGTGTTGACGTACCTTCCCTTCATACAGTTCCTATAGTCACTAAGTTTCCAGATGTTTTTCCAGATGATCTACCCGGAGTCCCTCATAAAATAGAGATAGACTTTTGAGTAGACATCCTCCCAGATACTCGTCCCATCTCTATTTCTCCATACAGAACGGCACCAGCAGAGTTAAATGACCAGTTCAAAGATCTATTAGATAAAGGCTTTATTttaccaagtgtctcaccttcgGGTGTTCCAATCTTGTTTATTatgaagaaggatgggtccctaaGAATGTGTATAAACTACCGACAATTGAAAAAGGTGACCGTcaagaacaaatatcctcttccaaggatagatgatctcTTCGATCACCTCAAGGTGCTTCTTGCTTTACTACAATTTACCTTAGATCAGGCTATCATCAGTTGAGagttagggaatgtgatatttttCGAAACAGCTTTTAGAACAatgtatgggcattatgaatttatggTTATGTATTTTGGTTTGACTAATACATACGCATCATTCATAGATCTTATGAACCGAGTCTTTAAACCTTTTTTTGATCTGTTTgccattattttcattaatgacatactgatttattcaaggaataaagaagatcatgctagtcagcTAAGGGTTGTTCTTCAGACTTTGAGAGAtaagaagttgtatgccaagttctccaagtgcgagttttggcttaagtctGTGGCGTTCCTAGGCCACATTATTTCTTGTGAAGGTATTAAAGTCAACACTCAGACAAATAAAAGTAGTTCAGATTGGCCTAAACCCACATCTTCTATAGATATATAGGAGTTTCTTGGTCTTGGATAGGTATTATAAATGATTTATTGAAGGATTCTCATCAATCTCTTCTCCTTTGACCAAGTTAACTTAGAAGacagtcaagtttcaatggtctgaagcttgtgagaaaagattttaggagttgaaaaagagattgactACCGCTCCGGTTTTGATCTTACCATAGGGTACTCAAGGCTtggtggtgtattgtgatgcatggTTTTGTGTTAATGCAGAAGGGCAAGGTCATAACTTATGCTTTCAGGCGGTGAAAGTTCATGAGATGAATTATCCTACTCATGACATAGAATTAGCAGCAATAGTGTTTGCGTTGAAcatatggcgtcattatttatatggtgttcGTGTGGatatattcactgatcacaacagcctccaatatgtgttcactctaGAAGATCTCAATCTCAGACAGAGAAGGTGGTTTGAATTActcaaagattatgacatgagtattctttaccacccaagtaaggctaatgtggttatTGATGCCTTAAACAGGTTGTCCATGGAAAGTAATTttcatatcaaatataaaaagagaaagttAGCAAAATATGCGCATAGACTTGCACGTTGAGGAGTGAGACTTATGGACTCAACAGAAGGAGGCATAGTTGTAAGCAATGGGGTCGAATCATCCTTGGTGTCACAAgtgaaagagaagaaagaccAAAACCCTATTTTGCTTGATATGAAGGCAAGTTTCCATAGCAAAAGAATATTGGTTTGCGAACAAGGGGAGATGGTGTAATGAAATACCATGGTAGATTATGTGTACCTAAGATGGATGTACCTCAAGAGAGGATCTTGGAGGAGGCTCATAGatccagatattccattcatccgtgttccaccaaaatgtaacgtgatttgagagaggtatattggtgggaaggcatGAAGAGAGACATTTTTTAATTTGCTTATAAGTTttcaaattgtcagcaagtgaaaaTAAAACACCAATGGCCTGGAGATATAGCTCAAAATATAGAGCAtctggaatggaagtgggaaaataTTGATATTCACTTCATCATAGGCTTGTCAAGATCGTGAAGGCAACATGATttcatttgggtgattgtcgatagaatgacaaaGTCAGCCCATTTCTAGTCGGTAAAAACTACCTATTTGGGTGAGGATTATACAAAAGTTTCACCTTCCGGAAGTGGTATGAATTCATGGAGT
Proteins encoded in this window:
- the LOC104645169 gene encoding uncharacterized protein, producing MGKDMRSRMSLFVAGLGFSSSKEGRGTILIMDISRLMVYVNQVEEKNIKDREEYQNKKAETEMSLANKNVVLADHNSKMQRGMLHHLPVHLHSERKASIVVVTRRTPMLKCPNLKGQYMREYPNNKKGGENPGNKAQFSSVSPPNRVAPSGVASCTGGGENRLYAITSL